One segment of Alnus glutinosa chromosome 2, dhAlnGlut1.1, whole genome shotgun sequence DNA contains the following:
- the LOC133861138 gene encoding basic leucine zipper 61-like isoform X1, which yields MAQLPPKIPNMTPNWHDISHQKLASIGSSTKTTATTTTSSPNPSWVDEFLDFSSARRGSHRRSVSDSITFLEAPVLDECRGSGTTAPPGSGTTSNDFDRFDDEQFLSMFTDEMSTAVAPTVSSSNPSTPSDHNSINDDQKETPSHDHLQLKQHQQLKNESEEVESQCQSDTQTLPNALANTSNDRITDPKRVKRILANRQSAQRSRVRKLQYISELERSVTSLQAEVSVLSPRVAFLDHHRLLLNVDNSALKQRIAALAQDKIFKDAHQEALKREIERLRQVYHQQSLKKMENTDHDHANACNDKEQLLNV from the exons ATGGCACAATTGCCTCCCAAAATCCCAAACATGACACCAAATTGGCATGACATTTCACACCAAAAACTAGCTTCAATTGGGAGCAGCACCAAAACCactgccaccaccaccacctcctctCCGAACCCTTCTTGGGTGGACGAGTTCCTCGACTTCTCGTCGGCGAGGCGGGGGTCTCACCGGAGATCCGTCAGCGACTCAATAACCTTCCTGGAGGCCCCAGTGCTAGATGAATGTCGTGGCTCAGGTACTACCGCACCACCGGGGTCCGGGACTACTAGCAATGACTTTGACAGGTTTGATGACGAGCAATTCTTGTCCATGTTCACCGATGAAATGTCTACGGCCGTGGCCCCCACCGTGTCATCCTCGAACCCCTCCACGCCATCCGATCATAACAGCATTAATGATGATCAGAAAGAGACACCATCACATGATCATCTCCAGCTGAAGCAGCATCAGCAGCTAAAGAATGAATCTGAGGAGGTAGAAAGCCAATGCCAGTCGGACACACAAACTCTTCCCAACGCACTGGCAAACACGTCCAATGATAGAATAACTGATCCTAAGAGGGTAAAGAG AATCTTGGCAAACAGACAGTCTGCACAAAGATCAAGGGTGAGGAAGCTACAATACATATCAGAGCTTGAACGTAGTGTCACCTCattacaa GCTGAGGTTTCAGTGTTGTCACCACGAGTTGCGTTTCTAGACCATCATCGCTTGCTTCTAAATGTTGACAACAGTGCTCTTAAGCAAAGAATCGCCGCCCTTGCTCAAGATAAGATTTTCAAAGATG CTCATCAAGAAGCACTGAAGAGGGAAATAGAGAGACTCAGGCAGGTTTATCACCAACAGAGCCTGAAGAAGATGGAAAATACTGATCATGATCATGCCAACGCTTGTAACGACAAAGAGCAGCTTCTCAATGTTTGA
- the LOC133861138 gene encoding basic leucine zipper 61-like isoform X2, producing the protein MAQLPPKIPNMTPNWHDISHQKLASIGSSTKTTATTTTSSPNPSWVDEFLDFSSARRGSHRRSVSDSITFLEAPVLDECRGSGTTAPPGSGTTSNDFDRFDDEQFLSMFTDEMSTAVAPTVSSSNPSTPSDHNSINDDQKETPSHDHLQLKQHQQLKNESEEVESQCQSDTQTLPNALANTSNDRITDPKRVKRILANRQSAQRSRAEVSVLSPRVAFLDHHRLLLNVDNSALKQRIAALAQDKIFKDAHQEALKREIERLRQVYHQQSLKKMENTDHDHANACNDKEQLLNV; encoded by the exons ATGGCACAATTGCCTCCCAAAATCCCAAACATGACACCAAATTGGCATGACATTTCACACCAAAAACTAGCTTCAATTGGGAGCAGCACCAAAACCactgccaccaccaccacctcctctCCGAACCCTTCTTGGGTGGACGAGTTCCTCGACTTCTCGTCGGCGAGGCGGGGGTCTCACCGGAGATCCGTCAGCGACTCAATAACCTTCCTGGAGGCCCCAGTGCTAGATGAATGTCGTGGCTCAGGTACTACCGCACCACCGGGGTCCGGGACTACTAGCAATGACTTTGACAGGTTTGATGACGAGCAATTCTTGTCCATGTTCACCGATGAAATGTCTACGGCCGTGGCCCCCACCGTGTCATCCTCGAACCCCTCCACGCCATCCGATCATAACAGCATTAATGATGATCAGAAAGAGACACCATCACATGATCATCTCCAGCTGAAGCAGCATCAGCAGCTAAAGAATGAATCTGAGGAGGTAGAAAGCCAATGCCAGTCGGACACACAAACTCTTCCCAACGCACTGGCAAACACGTCCAATGATAGAATAACTGATCCTAAGAGGGTAAAGAG AATCTTGGCAAACAGACAGTCTGCACAAAGATCAAGG GCTGAGGTTTCAGTGTTGTCACCACGAGTTGCGTTTCTAGACCATCATCGCTTGCTTCTAAATGTTGACAACAGTGCTCTTAAGCAAAGAATCGCCGCCCTTGCTCAAGATAAGATTTTCAAAGATG CTCATCAAGAAGCACTGAAGAGGGAAATAGAGAGACTCAGGCAGGTTTATCACCAACAGAGCCTGAAGAAGATGGAAAATACTGATCATGATCATGCCAACGCTTGTAACGACAAAGAGCAGCTTCTCAATGTTTGA